One segment of Mesoplodon densirostris isolate mMesDen1 chromosome 6, mMesDen1 primary haplotype, whole genome shotgun sequence DNA contains the following:
- the UBAP1 gene encoding ubiquitin-associated protein 1 isoform X4: MYDFSLEKKTIEWAEDIKKIQEAQWEAERKAEEAEAKVNSKSGPEGDSKMSFSKTHSTATMPPPINPILASLQHNSILTPTRVSSSATKQKVLSPPHTKADFNPADFECEEDPFDNLELKTIDEKEELRNILVGTSGPIVAQLLDSNLPRGGSGSVLQDEEVLASLERATLDFKPLHKPNGFITLPQLGNCEKISLSSKVSLPPIPAVSNIKSLSFPKLDSDDSSQKTAKMASAFHSTSCLRSGTFWNSLKPSTQSSASELNGHHALGLSALNLDSGTEVPTLTHSQMPSLSVLSVCTEESSPPNTCPTVTPPNLSMSQVPNTPSCPQAYSELQTLSPSERHCVETVVSMGYSYECVLKAMKKKGENIEQILDYLFAHGQLCEKGFDPLLVEEALEMQQCSEEKMMEFLQLMSKFKEMGFELKDIKEVLLLHNNDQDNALEDLMARAGAS, from the exons TATGACTTCTCTTTGGAAAAGAAAACCATTGAGTGGGCTGAAGATATTAAGAAAATCCAAGAAGCCCAGTGGGAAGCAGAGCGCAAGGCTGAGGAAGCAGAAGCTAAGGTGAATTCTAAGAGTGGCCCAGAGGGTGACAGCAAAATGAGCTTCTCCAAGACTCACAGTACAGCCACAATGCCACCTCCTATCAATCCCATCCTTGCCAGCTTACAGCACAACAGCATCCTCACCCCGACTCGGGTCAGCAGCAGTGCCACAAAACAGAAAGTTCTCAGCCCACCCCACACAAAGGCAGATTTCAATCCCGCTGACTTTGAGTGTGAAGAAGACCCGTTTGATAATCTGGAGTTAAAAACTATTGACGAGAAGGAAGAGCTGAGAAACATTCTGGTAGGAACCAGTGGACCCATTGTGGCCCAGTTATTGGACAGTAACTTGCCTAGAGGTGGCTCTGGGTCTGTGTTACAGGATGAGGAGGTCCTGGCATCCCTGGAGCGGGCAACCCTAGATTTCAAGCCTCTTCACAAACCCAATGGCTTTATAACCTTACCACAGTTGGGCAACTGTGAAAAGATATcgctgtcttccaaagtgtccctccctcccatccctgcaGTAAGCAATATCAAGTCCCTGTCCTTCCCCAAACTTGACTCTGATGACAGCAGTCAGAAGACAGCCAAGATGGCAAGCGCTTTCCATAGCACATCCTGCCTCCGCAGTGGCACGTTCTGGAATTCCCTAAAGCCTTCTACCCAAAGCAGTGCCAGTGAGCTCAATGGGCATCATGCTCTTGGGCTTTCAGCTTTGAACTTGGACAGTGGCACAGAGGTGCCAACCCTGACCCATTCCCAGATGCCTTCCCTCTCTGTCTTGTCTGTGTGCACAGAAGAATCATCACCTCCAAATACTTGTCCCACG GTCACACCTCCTAATCTCTCAATGTCACAAGTGCCCAACACTCCCAGCTGTCCCCAGGCTTACTCTGAACTGCAGACGCTGTCCCCCAGTGAGCGGCATTGTGTGGAGACGGTGGTCAGCATGGGCTACTCATATGAGTGTGTCTTGAAAGCcatgaagaagaaaggagagaatattGAGCAG aTTCTCGACTATCTCTTTGCACATGGACAGCTCTGTGAGAAGGGCTTTGACCCTCTTTTAGTGGAAGAGGCTCTGGAAATGCAGCAGTGTTCAGAGGAAAAG ATGATGGAGTTTCTTCAGCTAATGAGCAAATTTAAGGAAATGGGATTTGAACTGAAAGATATTAAGGAAGTTCTGCTATTACACAACAATGACCAGGACAATGCTTTGGAAGACCTCATGGCTCGGGCCGGAGCCAGCTGA